Part of the Labilibaculum antarcticum genome, TATCTGTTAATTCTTCACGTGTCAGCCCTGTAATTTTTGTCAAAGCCTCATTCATATCGGTTATCTTACCTTCGATATTTATAGTAATCAAAGGATCAAGACTCGCTTCAATAAGACTTAGTGTATATTGAGAATCTGATTCGATCTCATCGTTAAACGCCTCCAGTTCTTTTGTTGCAATTTTCTGCTTTTCTTTTTCTTTGTTTTGAAAAGCAAGCTCTTTATTGGCGATAATTAACTCAGCTGCCCTTTTTTCTTTCTCATTGTTTTGAAAAGCAAGTTCTTTATTGGCAATGATTAATTCAGCCGCTCTTTTTTCTTTGACTTCATTTTGAAAAGCAAGTTCTTTGTTTGCAATGACAAGTTCTGCTGCTCGTTTTTCTTTCTCATCGTTCTGGAAAGCAAGCTCTTGATTGGCAATGATTAGTTCTTGAGCCCGTTTTTCCTTCTCAACGTTTTGAAAAGCAAGTTCTTTGTTGGCAACGACCAATTCAGCAGCCCGTTTTTCCTTCTCAACGTTTTGAAAAGCAAGTTCTTTGTTGGCAACGATTAACTCAGCAGCTCGTTTTTCTTTCACTTCGTTTTGAAAAGCAAGTTCTTTATTCGCTCTTCTTAACTCCATTACCCATTTTTGATTTGTAACAATACGGGCTGACGCAAAAACGCCGATAATATTTCCTTTATCATCTTTATAAACGGAAGCATTGAATGATACATCGGTTAAACTCCCGTTTTTATGTATTAGAATTAAGGCGTAATCAACTACAAAACCTTTTTCAAAAACCAGAAGATAAGCTTCCTGTGCTTTTTTAGGATCTGTAAAATAATTTGAGAAATCAGTATTCATCAACTCTTCACGCGAAACACCGGTCACTTTTATCAAGGCTTCGTTACCATCTGTAATCTTTCCTTTAGCACTGATCGTAACCAGTGGATCTATACTGGCTTCTATCAAACTTCTGGTGTATTGATCTCTATATCTATCGGGTTTTCTTTTTGTTGTTTCCATCTTATTTTTTTGTGCTGCTATTGAAACAGTAAGTTTTGTCGTTTAAATACAATCGGGCGTGTTTCCAATTTCTTCAATAGGTCTTCGTCTTTTATTCTTCAATTTTTTAAAATGAGAGGGGGTAAGCCCTGTAATTTTTTTAAACTGATTAGATAAATGAGCTACACTGCTGTAATTCATTTTCCATGCAATTTCGGTAATGCTTAACTCATCATAAATAATCAATTCTTTTATCCGTTCAATTTTATGAGAAATCATAAATTTTTCGATAGTAGTTCCTTGTACTTCTGAAAATAAATTAGAGAGATAAGTATAATCGTGATTTAATTTCTCACTTAAAAAATCAGAAAAGTTTGTTTTAATCATTTCATCCGTATAATGGATCATTTCAATAATTAGAGTTTTTATTTTTTCAATCAATATAGCTTTCTTATCATCCATTAATTCAAGTCCTGTGATGTGTAAAGCTTTTTTCAGTTCTTCCCTTTGTTCTTCCGAAATGTTTTCCATGATCTCAACTTCGCCTAATTCTACAACAATGAAATGTAGTCGAAGCTTTTTTAACTCCTCTTTAACCGCGGTTTTACAACGGTTACTTACCATGTACTTGATATATAATTTCATGTTTTTTATATAAATCCTTACAAAAATGGTCCTTTTTAACTCGAAAAGTGTTACACAACCTTTACTATAAATTACATCATTCACGCACTTCTGATAACATATAATACTTAATATGTTTTTAGAAAAATGGAATGATTCTTAATCGTGAAACAATAGTTAAGTTCTCTTACGGAAATTATCAATTTAGTTTTTTAAAAATACTCTTTTTTTAATTAAAAAAAGAGGTAGTCTTATAAGACCACCTCTTTTAAATCTGGCTATTCTAATTCTATTATGGCTCTACAATTACATTACTGTCTAGGATTACAGCAGTTTGTGCTAAAGCTCTTCCATTAAATGATGCTCCTGTTTTAAAAGTAATAGCTGTCTGCGACAAAATAATACCTTCAAAATGAGATGTTGCTCCAAAAGTTGCTTCACCGGCTACCTGCCAGAAAATGTTTTTTGCTTGTGCGCCTCCTTCAAGAGTAACGTTAACTCCTGCACTCATGTTAAGCCCCTCTGCAATTTGGAAAATCCAAACATCATTAGGTCCACCCGAAATAGTAACATCAGAAGGCAATGTAACAGCAGTTCCCCAATTATATAATCCTGGAACAAGGGTTTTGCCACCAATATTTCCAGTTCCTAAATTTAAAAAATCAGGAGTAGGTCGACCGGCAGCATCTGTATAGGCTGTAAGCATATTTTCAACAGCTGTAGTTAAATTACTTGAAGTAGGAGTTACCATATCGGCGGCAAAAATCTGACCAGTAACTTGAGCCGATTCTGCATATCCTGTAAAATCGGTTAAGGAAAGTCCAGTAATGTACGATGTGGCTGCCGGACTTAAACCCAAATCTCCGGTAATATCGGAAGTGGGATTGTTATTGATCGCGGTTTTAGCAAGAATTGCATAATCACCTGCAGTTCCAAGATTAACTACAGCTAGGCCAGTTGGTGCAGCTTCAGTTGTGAAACTCCATTCTTTATCAGCAGCAAGTGCATTACCAGCTAAGTCTTTTACTTCAGTAGTTAGCGTTGCAGTATAAGTTGTTGCAGCGACTAAGCTATTATCTGGTGTAAAAGTTGCTGTTGTTCCTGAATAATCCACAGCACCGGAAACTACATTTGATCCTTCCATTACTGTAAATGTTGAATTAGTGATCGTTAAAGCATCCATTTCTTCACTGAATTCTGCAGTAATTTTTTTACTGCGAATTATATCCACTGCATTATCTAAAGGGTCTGTTGAATTTATTTTCGGAGATGTTTCATCCGGAGCATCTTCAGTTGTAAAACTCCATACTTTAGTAGTTGCAAGTGCATTACCAGCTAAGTCTTTTGCTTCAATAGTCAGCGTTGCAGTATAAATTGTTGCAAAGGCCAAGCTATTATCTGGTGTAAAAGTTGCTGTTGTTCCTGAATAATCCACAGCACCGGAAACTACATTTGTTCCTTCCATTACTGTAAATGTTGAATTAGTGATCGTTGAAGCATCCATTTCTTCACTGAATTCTGCAGTAATTATTTTACTAGGAAGTACATTCACTGCATCGTTTACAGGGTCTGTTGAAGTTACCTCAGGTAATGTATCATCAGGTATAATACCAGTTGTAAAACTCCATACTTTAGCAGTCGCAAGTGCATTGCCAGCTAAGTCTTTTGCTTCGGTAGTTAGCGTTGCAGTATAAATAGTTTCAGCGACCAAGCTATTAGTTGGTGTAAAAGTTGCTGTTGTTCCTGAATAATCCACAGCACCGGAAACTACATTTGTTCCTTGCATTACTGTAAATGATTCAGCATTGATCGTTGAAGCATCCATTGCTTCGCTGAATTCTGCAGTAATTATTTTACTAGGAAGTACATCCACTGCATCGTTTACAGGATCTGTTAAAGTTACTTCCGGTAATGTATCATCTGATAAAAGACCAGTTGTAAAGCTCCATACTTTAGCAGTTGCAAGTGCATTACCAGCTAAGTCTTTTGCTTCAGTAGTTAAGGTTGCAGTATAAATAGTTTCAGCGTCCAAGCTGTTAGCTGGTGTAAAAGTTGCTGTTGTTACAGAATAATCCACAACACCGGAAACTTCATTTGTTCCTTGCATTACTATAAATGATTCAGCATTGATCGTTGAAGCATCCATTGCCTCATTAAATGTAACAGCAATTGTCTTGTTAAGAACTACGTCTTTAGCATCGCTTGCAGGGTCTGTTAAAGTTATCGCAGGTGATATATCATCTAGTAAAAGACCAGTTGTAAAACTCCATACTTTATCAGCAGCAAGTGCCTTGCCTGCTAAGTCTTCTGCTCCGGTCGTTATAGTAGCCGTATAAATTGTTTCAGCAGATAAAGTATTTGTTGGATTGAATGTTGCCACTAATCCCGAATAATCCACAACACCTGTAACTGCATCTGTTCCTTGCATTACTCTAAATGTTGAAGTATTGATCGTTAAAGAATCCATTGCCTCACTAAATGTAACAGCAACTATCTTATCAAGAGCTACATCTGCAGCTTCGTTTGCCGGATCGGAAGAATTCACTGTTGGTGCAGTATTTAAATTGATATCGTCGTCTTCTGAACAACCAAACATCAAAACAACCGTTGCAATTGCAAGGGTTGATAATAAATTTTTTAATTTCATATAATTGTTTTAATTAATATTGTAACAAAACAAAGGTAAATACACTAACAGTCTGAAATGTTACACCAAAATGCTATTAAGTTACATCATTCACGCACTTTTTTTTGTGACACTTTTACAAAATGCTTTTGTAAATTAAAAAAAGAGGTAGCCTTATTAGACTACCTCTTTTAAATCTGGTTATAATATTCTATTATGGCTCTACAATTGCATTACCATCTAGACTTACAGCAGTTTGTGCTAAGGCTCTTCCATTAAAGGATGCTCCTGTTTGAAAATTAATCCCCTTCATTGATAAAATGATACCTTCAAAATGAGATGTTGCTCCAAAAGTTGCTTCACCGGCTACCTGCCAGAAAATATTTTTAGCTTGGGCTCCACCTTCAAGCGTTACATTTACTGCAGCACTCATATTAAGATCACCTGAAATCTGGAAAATCCAAACATCGTCAGCTCCACCCGAAATAGTAACATCAGTAGGCAATGTAACAGTACTTGTCCATTTATATAAACCTGGAACAAGCGTTTTACCTCCTAAATTTCCAGTTCCTAACTCAAGAAAGTCAGGAGAGGGACGACCTGCCGCATCATTATAAGCGGTAATCATATTTTCAACAGATGTAGTTAAATTAATTGGAGTTGGATCTGCCATATTGGATGCAAAAATTTGACCGGTAACCTGATCAGATGTTGCATACCCCGTTGCATCTGTTAACGCAAACCCTGTTATATAGGAAGTGGCTGCCGGACTTAAACCCAAATCTCCGGTAATATCAGAAGTAGGATTGTTACTGATCGCGGTTTTAGCAAGAATTGCATAATCACCTGCAGTTCCAAGTTCAACTGCAGCCAGGCCAGCTGGTGCATCTTCAGTTGTAAAACTCCATACTTTCTCAGCAGCAAGGGCATTACCAGCTAAATCTTTTGCTTCGGTAGTTAGGGTTGCAGTATAAATTGTTGAAGCGACTAAGCTATTAGTTGGTGTAAAAGTTGCTGTTGTTCCTGAATAATCCACAACGCCGGAAACTGTGTTTGTTCCTTGCATTACTATAAATGATTCAGTATTTATCGTTGAAGCATCCATTGCTTCGCTGAATTCAGCAGTAATTATTTTACTGCGAAGTAAATCCACTGCATTGTTTGCAGGGTCTGTTAAAGTTATCTCCGGTGATATATCATCTGGTAAAAGGCCAGTTGTAAAACTCCATACTACATCAGCAGCAAGTGCTTTGCCGGCTAAATTTTCTGCTCCGGTTGTTATTGTAGCCGTATAAATAGTTTCAGCAGATAAAGCATTTGTTGGATTGAATGTTGCCACTAATCCTGAATAATCCACAACACCAGCAACAGCATCTGTTCCTTGCTTTACTATAAATGTTGAAGTATTGATCGTTAAAGGATCCATTGCCTCATTAAATGTAACAGCAAGGTTTCTATTAAGAGCTACATCTGCGGTATTGTTTACCGGATCAGAAGAAACCATCGTTGGTGCAATATTTAAATCGGTATCGTCATCTTTTGAACAACCCGACATCAAAACAACCGCTGCAATTGCAAGGGTTGAAAATAGATTTTTTAATTTCATATAATTGTTTTAATTAATATTTCAATAAAACAAAGGTAAATACATTAACACCCTGAAATGTTACACAAGACTGTTCTTAAGTTACATCATTCACACCTCTTAGAGATTTACGTTGTTGAATAGGAAAGGTAAATCAGTAAAGAGTGTCCAGAAGCCGTTTCTCGAACAGATATCTATTACTGCGAAGGCCGAAACTGTTTTCATGAGCAAATCTATTGAATGCTTATAAATTACAGGTTTCGGCCTACGCAAGAAAGATAGTTTGCAGAACGTTTTGAAACACTTCTGCTTTATCCCTAAAATATATATCGTATAGAAAGTGCACCACCGTCACCCCAAAAACCGCTATATCCAAAAACATTCAAAGTGGGCTTCCAATCAATGCCAATATTAATTGGTATTTCAGTAAAGTTATATTCCAATCCAATAATACCATCAAGTCCTACAACGGTATAGCTTTCTCCACGGTTTCCCCAATCTGCATGATCACCATCCCAGATTCCAATATGAGCACCGAATCCAAAATACCAATTCAACCTTTCAGCATTGGCAATCCTATTTTGAATTTCATAAAGGCCTGTTAGTTCAACCCCTTGCCATCTTGATGAAAGAATACCTTCAAGAGCCGTTTTATTACTAATGAAATGCTTAATTGTTAAACCATTTGAATATCCGGCCCTTAGACCGATTCCAGTGTTGTAATCTTGTGCAAAATTGACTGAAGACACACATAATAGAATCAATAAAGTCGCAACAATTTTTTTCATGATATTTAAATTAATTAATTCCTACTCGTTTGGCTTTTCGGGTACGCCTCGTTTGAAATGGTTTTCAGACTCCATCTGTAATTGTTTTAAATCCAGACCAGTTGGTAATGATACCGTCTGTATTTCAAATTATTTTTTCCTTGTAGCCAAGATGATTACAATACCACCCAGTCCCATTACCGCTAGTCCTATAAATGGCGACCACTCCAGGTTATGGTGTTGATTTCTTGTAATTTGAATATCGCCCATGTCAATTACATTTTCCTTAGTAAAGAAACTGAAGGTTGTGAAAATGGTCATAACTACACCAATAAGCAGAATAATTAATCCCCCTTTTTTTATGTTCCCTTTATTCATATCTTAAATTATTAGTAATAAATTGTAATTTTTTTTTAAAATCTCTATCCTGGATAATCCTTGATAAGTGCAGCTACTATTGCAATGGTAAATAGAATGTGAATAGCTTCACCTGTATTACATCCAAAGCAGTTGATAATCTATATTATAGTACATCCTGCAGGGGATGCATAGAGCAAAGTTATTATTGTATCTATTTCTTTTTAATTTATACAAGTAATTATTTTACAAGACAAAGATGAGCATGTTCAAATCAAAATAGCTTACACAACTCTAACTGAATATTACATCATTCACACATTTCGTGTACGAAAAATGAAGTTGATCTTACGTAAAGGATCCCTATTTAAAAAGCATTCTTCCAATGGGTTCTCTAAAAATACTAAATTTTGATATTGAAGATGCATTGTTATCACGTGAAATTTTTGAGTAAACGCTTTGACAATTCAGAATAATGTAGTCTTGAGAATAAAATGAAAATTAGATATGTAATCTTTTTCAATGCTGTTAATTAAAATTATTTTTTTGTGAACAATTGAATTGAGGTGTTTTTAAATAGAATTATTTATGATGTTTCCCATGGTGTTTTTTTGATTTTGACTGATGGGAATTATGTGGGTTATTAGAATTTTTGTACCATCCCTTATGTTTTCCGTTATTTGTTTTATAACCTACAACGCAGGATGATGTTCCAAATAAAAGACATATACTCAAAGCTAATATCGCGAATGTTCTGAATTTTTTCATATCTAAATTAAATAAGTTGAAGTGTTTATTAATGGTGAAGAAAATATTTTTTTGTCATTTACTTTTGAATATAAAAAATCAGTTAATAAACCAATAGAATAATGACAACAACAGATGTAATGGCTTTACGATAAAGTTTTTTTGTTTTAGTAATACTTCATATTACTTTATTTTAAGGCATTCAATTTGTTCATCAACGCTCATGACAGTTTATCTTTTGTGTGTGCGAATGGTAAATTTAATAAAATAAAGTCCAGAGAGTGAAAGTCTGAACTGACGAAGAGTGCCTAGCTCGTGAATACCATTTTAGAAAGGCAGGAATGAATCAACGGAATAGGAGGTATTGTTTTATTTCTGCAAAACCCATGATTACCAAAAGGATAGCAATGTAGATGGGGCGCGCCAAGCTAAAGGTACTGCAGAATTAGATGGAAGGACATTTACCTTACCAAGGGAGATCGAATCAACCAAGCTTTGGTACTGATGAGAATTGGAGCGGAGCGGAAATCTGGAATTCCTTTGGATTTATGTCATGAGCAACTCAGCCGAAGCCATCGTAAATGTTGGGTAATGAGCTCAAAATATGCCTTAATCAATAGTCAAATCAATAACTTCAGCTTTGTGCGCATTCTTGTTTACTGAATCAATCCCTTGGTCTCTACTTTGTTTTGATGTGTACATTTGACTTGTGCCAATAATTTGACTATTTACCGCGGTCAGGTTAAAATATGGACTTCCATCTGAAGCTGTTTCCTGTTTAAACATTTCCTTATCAAGACTATTGGTTTTAACAGATTCAATTCCATTTTGGCAAGCCTCTTTTGTTGTATAACCCTGGCTTGTCATAATAATTAAGCCATTTGGCGCTTTAAGGTTAAACATAAAGCTTGCGTCTACTCTTTTTGTAATTTCAAATTTTTCCATGATTTATTGTTTTTATGTGAGTTAAAATGATGTGACCCTTTTACGTCAATGTTCAATAGCCTTTTCGTCAATTAAGAATTCCCAGGCTAACTCGTTAATTCTCTTTCACAGCATACAGTTGATCGGGTTCACCTATATTAACTAATTAAAATATCATCTGAATGATAATACTGTAAAGGTAAGCACCTTTGTTTCTGGAATATTACACAATTTTATAAAAGAATTACATCATACACATATTAAAGTAACGGCTGTTACAATATGAAACGTCCATGCCAAAGTGATTTTGACACACATGGAGATGATTATCATAGCATGGTAAGTTCCATATGGCAACTAAAAAACAAATTATAATCATATGAAACGTCCATGTATAAAGCTTTCTACACACAGGGAGATGATTATTCCAGCATGGTAACTTCCATATGACAAATAAAAAACGAATAAAAAAACATATGAAATAATCCTTTTAATTTGGGTTCGTTTTAAGTCATACAGAGTGATTAATCTAAGAAAATTGACAATTACGGCATCACTCTTTCCATTAGGTTTTTATTGAATACGGATCATTTAAAGTGCTCTAGTTTGGAAAATGAAATCCTCTCTATTATCCGGTTATTTCCAAAGAATACTTCCCAAAACAGCATAAACTGTCGATAAAAGCATGAAAGGCAAAACCCAGCCTACTGACTGGGATGTAGTTCAATCCCGAAGCCAAATCGGGCAAGGATATGAAATCATTGCCGGCTCTAACAGACTGCTCATAGTTCAACTCTTATCAATGCGCCAAGTAAGCAAGCCGATTAAATTCACTTATTTATATTTTGAGAAAACCAATTATAGAGGCTTGCTGGTGTTTGTTAATCGTACCGAACAATAAAACTGCTCATCATGGCCCGTGGCAATTTAGCTTTTGTGTGCGCCCTGAATGGTAAATTTAATAAAAGGCCTTTTTAATGTTAAGTTTCGTAAAAGAAAGTCCTAATGGAGTAAGCTATTTTAAATAAAGGTCCACAATCGAGGTGTTTGTTATTGCTCATGAGGGCGATTCAATTTACTGAGTTTACCCCGTGCGCGCACCCGAACAGAGGTGTTGAAGAAGATACAAACGATATAAATGTCTTTTATTATTATAAATTATGACAGTTACAATTAGTAATTAACTCTTGATTATTAGAATAACTTCTGAATTATTCTTATATATTTGTGACTCTATTTAAACATATTGTTCTTGTCTTGCTTAGCCATATTTTGTCTAGGAAAGATTAATGTTTTCAAAAATGATAAAATCAGGAAGAGTATTTATGTGCTCTGATGTTGTTATTACCCAAAATCCTGAGAATATATTTAATTCGTATAAAGACTCTTTATTTTTACTCGAATAGAGTGTAACATATTGTTTTTACCCTAAACCAAATTAAATAATGAAACCAAAAATTTATTTGAATTTAACGCCCGAAGCTTTAATTGCTTCTATGCTTTCACCTGAAGAATTTGGAAGCTATATGGCGGTTGGTACCCAAAAACGCACGCATGGTCAGGTTCTTTTTCTTGAGGTTGACAGTAATGCTATCCAGGATATTCTTCCAATGGACTACATAAATGAAAGATGCGTTCCTCAGGAAGAGGGCCGACCAAAAAGCTCCGTTTATCTTTCCATTTACCGTGTATTGGAAAGCATTCCTGTTTCAGCTTTAAAAAGTTTATATCTGACAACGGATGACGGGCGAACAATGGAAATTAAAAAAGGAGATTATCCTGGCGATATTAAATCCAGTGCACACTTGTATCAGGAACTTTGCCCGGTTACACCAAGGATTATTAGTAAATTGGCTCCCTTGCAATTCATAGATTATATGACAAAAGGAACAGAAAAAATTAATCTTCCTAAACTGGCATTTGTAGAATTGCAATTGAATGGATTGACAGAAGATTTTGAAAATTCGCCGGCCCATAATTTGCCTTATCCAGAGTTAGATCATTTAAGAGATTGTCTGAAGATTCTTAATAATGAGCCAGGTAAAATTCAAAAAACCATTAGGCGTTTCTTTTCACGGGATCTTCTTTTTAGAACAATTAAGAATGGTTTTTTTATTGGTGATAGTAATGAAATGGTTTATTATCCTTTCCCTTCAGAAGAAGAGTTGAATGATAAGAATTATGTATGGTGGAGATCAGCTAAATCGAACCGGTTTAATTAAGAAAAACAAACGAAAATTTAAAAAATAATGCAAAACGTTGATAATATTTTTTGGTTTATTCCATTTAGTTCTTTAGTTGCTTTAGGATTTGCCTTTTACTTTTTTAAACAGGTAATGAAAGAAAGTGAAGGTACCGATAAAATGATAACAATAGCTTCTCATGTTCGAAAGGGAGCAATGGCCTATTTAAAGCAGCAATATAAAGTAGTAGGTATCTTTTTCCTGGTTATTGTGGTTATGTTTTCGGTATTGGCATATGGTTTTAATTTACAAAATGAATGGGTTCCCGGAGCTTTTTTAACGGGAGGATTTTTTTCAGCATTGGCTGGTTTTTTTGGGATGAAAACGGCAACTTATGCTTCAGCCCGAACAGCAAATGCAGCTCGAACTTCTCTTAGCCTGGCTCTTCGGGTAGCTTTTAGAAGTGGTGCAGTTATGGGCCTTGTTGTAGTAGGGCTTGGACTTTTTGATATCTCGGCATGGTTTATTGTTCTTAATTACTTTGTTGATGAGCCAAGTGTGGCAGAAAAGATGATGATTATTACCACTACCATGTTAACATTTGGTATGGGAGCATCAGCACAGGCTTTATTTGCCAGAGTAGGTGGCGGAATTTTTACAAAAGCTGCTGATGTTGGTGGTGACCTTGTGGGAAAAATAGAAGCGGGTATTCCCGAAGATGATCCAAGAAATCCGGCTACGATTGCTGATAATGTTGGTGATAACGTAGGTGATGTTGCTGGTATGGGTGCCGATTTATACGAATCGTACTGTGGCTCAATATTGGCTACTGCGGCTCTTGGTGCTGCGGCTTTTATGGGAAATGCCGAATTACAAATGAAGGCAATTTTGGCCCCTATGTTGATTGCTGCTGTTGGAATTATTCTTTCGATTATTGGTATTTTCATGGTTAAAGCTAACGAGGGTGCCACTCAAAGACAATTGCTAAAATCATTGGGAAGAGGAACAAATATAAGCTCAGCTTTAATTATCGTATTCTCATGGGTAATTCTTTATATTCTCGAACTTGAAAATATTTGGGGAATATGGGGTGCCATTGTTACCGGATTGATTACAGGAATAATCATAGGACGGGCAACTGAATATTACACATCAGAAGAGTACCGACCAACACAGAAAATTGCGGAAAGTTCCAGTACAGGAGCTGCTACCGTTATTATTTCGGGTTTGGGAATGGGTATGATTTCAACAGCAATTCCTGTTATGGCAGTTGTTGTAGGTATTATCTTCTCATTTTTATTTGCTTCCGGATTTGATATGGATAACATGGGCTTAGGATTATATGGTATTGGTATTGCTGCAGTAGGAATGCTTTCTACTTTGGGAATCACTTTAGCTACTGATGCTTATGGCCCTATTGCCGATAACGCAGGTGGTAATGCCGAAATGTGTGAACTCGGACCTGAAGTTAGAAAACGTACTGATGCTCTTGATTCTCTTGGAAACACTACCGCAGCAACAGGTAAAGGATTCGCTATTGGTTCTGCCGCTTTAACTGCTTTGGCATTATTGGCTTCTTATATCGAAGAACTTAAAATTGGAATTATTCGTTTGCTTGAAACTGCTGAAAGTTATGCCTTCCCAAATGGGAATGTAGTGTTTACAGCTAGCGACGTTAGCTCAATAAGCCTAATGGATTTCATGGACTTTTTTAAGGTTAACCTAATGAATCCAATAGTATTAATTGGAATATTTATTGGTTCAATGATGGCATTTGTATTCTGTGGATTAACCATGAATGCTGTTGGCCGGGCTGCAGGGAAAATGGTGGATGAAGTAAGAAGACAATTTCGCGAAATACCAGGTATTCTAACAGGAAAAAACGAACCTGATTATGCAAATTGTGTTGCCATTTCGACTAAAGGGGCTCAAAAAGAAATGTTGTTGCCTTCTATCTTGGCAATTTCTGTTCCTATCGT contains:
- a CDS encoding YegP family protein → MEKFEITKRVDASFMFNLKAPNGLIIMTSQGYTTKEACQNGIESVKTNSLDKEMFKQETASDGSPYFNLTAVNSQIIGTSQMYTSKQSRDQGIDSVNKNAHKAEVIDLTID
- a CDS encoding sodium-translocating pyrophosphatase, coding for MQNVDNIFWFIPFSSLVALGFAFYFFKQVMKESEGTDKMITIASHVRKGAMAYLKQQYKVVGIFFLVIVVMFSVLAYGFNLQNEWVPGAFLTGGFFSALAGFFGMKTATYASARTANAARTSLSLALRVAFRSGAVMGLVVVGLGLFDISAWFIVLNYFVDEPSVAEKMMIITTTMLTFGMGASAQALFARVGGGIFTKAADVGGDLVGKIEAGIPEDDPRNPATIADNVGDNVGDVAGMGADLYESYCGSILATAALGAAAFMGNAELQMKAILAPMLIAAVGIILSIIGIFMVKANEGATQRQLLKSLGRGTNISSALIIVFSWVILYILELENIWGIWGAIVTGLITGIIIGRATEYYTSEEYRPTQKIAESSSTGAATVIISGLGMGMISTAIPVMAVVVGIIFSFLFASGFDMDNMGLGLYGIGIAAVGMLSTLGITLATDAYGPIADNAGGNAEMCELGPEVRKRTDALDSLGNTTAATGKGFAIGSAALTALALLASYIEELKIGIIRLLETAESYAFPNGNVVFTASDVSSISLMDFMDFFKVNLMNPIVLIGIFIGSMMAFVFCGLTMNAVGRAAGKMVDEVRRQFREIPGILTGKNEPDYANCVAISTKGAQKEMLLPSILAISVPIVVGLVFGVAGTMGLLVGGLGAGFVLAVFMANSGGAWDNAKKYVEAGHLGGKGSEAHKATVIGDTVGDPFKDTSGPSLNILIKLMSMVAIVMSGVTVAYSLM
- a CDS encoding ice-binding family protein produces the protein MKLKNLFSTLAIAAVVLMSGCSKDDDTDLNIAPTMVSSDPVNNTADVALNRNLAVTFNEAMDPLTINTSTFIVKQGTDAVAGVVDYSGLVATFNPTNALSAETIYTATITTGAENLAGKALAADVVWSFTTGLLPDDISPEITLTDPANNAVDLLRSKIITAEFSEAMDASTINTESFIVMQGTNTVSGVVDYSGTTATFTPTNSLVASTIYTATLTTEAKDLAGNALAAEKVWSFTTEDAPAGLAAVELGTAGDYAILAKTAISNNPTSDITGDLGLSPAATSYITGFALTDATGYATSDQVTGQIFASNMADPTPINLTTSVENMITAYNDAAGRPSPDFLELGTGNLGGKTLVPGLYKWTSTVTLPTDVTISGGADDVWIFQISGDLNMSAAVNVTLEGGAQAKNIFWQVAGEATFGATSHFEGIILSMKGINFQTGASFNGRALAQTAVSLDGNAIVEP
- a CDS encoding Ig-like domain-containing protein — translated: MKLKNLLSTLAIATVVLMFGCSEDDDINLNTAPTVNSSDPANEAADVALDKIVAVTFSEAMDSLTINTSTFRVMQGTDAVTGVVDYSGLVATFNPTNTLSAETIYTATITTGAEDLAGKALAADKVWSFTTGLLLDDISPAITLTDPASDAKDVVLNKTIAVTFNEAMDASTINAESFIVMQGTNEVSGVVDYSVTTATFTPANSLDAETIYTATLTTEAKDLAGNALATAKVWSFTTGLLSDDTLPEVTLTDPVNDAVDVLPSKIITAEFSEAMDASTINAESFTVMQGTNVVSGAVDYSGTTATFTPTNSLVAETIYTATLTTEAKDLAGNALATAKVWSFTTGIIPDDTLPEVTSTDPVNDAVNVLPSKIITAEFSEEMDASTITNSTFTVMEGTNVVSGAVDYSGTTATFTPDNSLAFATIYTATLTIEAKDLAGNALATTKVWSFTTEDAPDETSPKINSTDPLDNAVDIIRSKKITAEFSEEMDALTITNSTFTVMEGSNVVSGAVDYSGTTATFTPDNSLVAATTYTATLTTEVKDLAGNALAADKEWSFTTEAAPTGLAVVNLGTAGDYAILAKTAINNNPTSDITGDLGLSPAATSYITGLSLTDFTGYAESAQVTGQIFAADMVTPTSSNLTTAVENMLTAYTDAAGRPTPDFLNLGTGNIGGKTLVPGLYNWGTAVTLPSDVTISGGPNDVWIFQIAEGLNMSAGVNVTLEGGAQAKNIFWQVAGEATFGATSHFEGIILSQTAITFKTGASFNGRALAQTAVILDSNVIVEP
- a CDS encoding helix-turn-helix domain-containing protein — translated: MKLYIKYMVSNRCKTAVKEELKKLRLHFIVVELGEVEIMENISEEQREELKKALHITGLELMDDKKAILIEKIKTLIIEMIHYTDEMIKTNFSDFLSEKLNHDYTYLSNLFSEVQGTTIEKFMISHKIERIKELIIYDELSITEIAWKMNYSSVAHLSNQFKKITGLTPSHFKKLKNKRRRPIEEIGNTPDCI